A genomic segment from Nicotiana sylvestris chromosome 1, ASM39365v2, whole genome shotgun sequence encodes:
- the LOC138876468 gene encoding uncharacterized protein, which produces MNNVAPELLGGVVYASDAYLVWEDLRERFNNELWHEYDVLIPFPNCCEKSKERVENLHQERFMQFLSGLNESYDQARRQILMKTNAPSLNQAYAMIIQDESQQKIGVNDVTSDKIEPLDMLSRPKPGARPAPGASSILAYQLATKRL; this is translated from the exons ATGAATAATGTGGCACCGGAGCTTCTAGGTGGAGTTGTATATGCGTCTGATGCATATCTAGTATGGGAAGATCTGCGAGAGAGATTTAACAAT GAATTATGGCATGAGTATGATGTTTTGATTCCATTTCCTAATTGCTGTGAAAAGTCGAAAGAACGTGTAGAAAATTTACATCAAGAGAGATTTATGCAGTTTCTATCTGGTTTGAACGAGTCATATGACCAAGCTAGGAGACAAATTCTAATGAAAACAAATGCACCTAGTCTAAATCAAGCATATGCTATGATTATTCAAGATGAGAGTCAACAGAAAATAGGGGTGAATGATGTAACTTCTGATAAGATAGAGCCTTTAGATATGCTGTCACGCCCCAAGCctggggcgagaccggcacctggtgcctcatctatccttgcataccaacttgcgactaagagactctga